The sequence ACTCAATCAAACAATAGATGTTTTATTGCTAGAAAACAAAATAATAGTCATAGAAAACTTCTTATAAGACTAATATAAGTAAGTACGAAAAAAAAATTCATCTGAATACTTGCATTCATTTGAAGGATTATTTAATATAATAGTTGGGTGTTAGCACTCGGTTAATCAGAGTGCTAATAAAAAAATACATACAAAATTTAAGGAGGTTGTTTCACTTGTTAAAACCACTTGGTGATCGCGTAGTCATTGAACTTGTTGAGTCTGAAGAAAAAACGTCTAGCGGTATCGTATTGCCGGATACGGCGAAAGAAAAGCCTCAAGAAGGTAAAGTTGTTGCTGTAGGAACTGGCCGCGTATTAGATAGCGGTGAGCGTGTAGCGCTTGAAGTATCCGAAGGCGATCGCATTATTTTCTCAAAATATGCTGGTACAGAAGTGAAATACCAAGGTACTGAATATTTAGTTTTACGTGAATCTGACATTTTAGCAGTTGTGAACTAATACTGCCAACGATAAACTTATTGAATTCTAAGGAGGTCGACATTTATGGCTAAAGAAATTAAATTTAGTGAAGAAGCACGTCGCTCAATGCTTCGTGGAGTAGATACACTTGCTAATGCTGTAAAAGTAACATTAGGACCTAAAGGACGTAACGTAGTTCTTGAAAAGAAATACGGTTCTCCACTTATTACAAACGATGGTGTTACCATTGCAAAAGAAATCGAATTAGAAGATGCTTTCGAAAACATGGGAGCTAAGCTTGTTGCAGAAGTTGCATCTAAAACAAACGATGTAGCGGGTGACGGTACAACTACAGCGACTGTTTTAGCACAAGCAATGATTCGTGAAGGTCTTAAAAACGTAACAGCTGGTGCGAACCCAATGGGCGTTCGTAAGGGTATTGAAAAAGCGACTCAAGTAGCAGTTGAAGAGCTTAAAGCAATCTCTAAGCCAATCGAAGGTAAAGCTTCCATTGCACAAGTTGCTTCTATTTCTGCTGCCGATGAAGAAGTAGGACAACTAATTGCGGAAGCTATGGAACGCGTTGGTAACGATGGAGTTATCACAATTGAAGAATCTAAAGGCTTCACAACTGAATTAGATGTTGTAGAAGGTATGCAATTCGACCGTGGATATGCATCTCCATACATGGTAACAGATTCAGATAAAATGGAAGCAGTTCTTGAAAATCCATATATCTTAATCACAGATAAAAAGATTACAAGCATTCAAGAAGTATTACCAGTACTTGAGCAAGTTGTTCAACAAGGTAAACCACTTCTTATTGTTGCTGAAGATGTTGAAGGTGAAGCACTAGCTACATTAGTAGTTAACAAGCTTCGTGGTACATTCAACGCAGTAGCTGTTAAAGCTCCTGGATTCGGTGACCGTCGTAAAGCAATGCTAGAAGACTTAGCGATCCTAACTGGTGGTGAAGTAATCACTGAAGATTTAGGACGTGACCTTAAGTCTGCTACAATCGATTCTCTTGGACGCGCAGCGAAAGTTGTCGTAACAAAAGAAAACACAACTGTTGTAGAAGGTGCTGGAGACGCTGCTCAAATTTCTAGCCGCGTAAACCAAATCCGTGCTCAATATGAAGAGTCTACTTCTGAATTTGATAAAGAAAAACTACAAGAGCGTCTTGCTAAATTAGCAGGTGGAGTAGCTGTAATCAAAGTTGGAGCTGCTACTGAAACTGAGCTAAAAGAACGCAAGCTTCGTATTGAAGATGCACTGAACTCTACACGTGCAGCTGTAGAAGAAGGTATCGTTTCTGGTGGTGGTACTGCACTTGTGAACGTATACAACAAAGTGGCTTCTGTTGAAGCAGAAGGTGATGTTCAAACAGGTATTAACATCGTACTTCGTGCTCTAGAAGAGCCAGTTCGTCAAATCGCTCACAATGCTGGTCTTGAAGGTTCTGTTGTAGTAGAACGCTTAAAGAAAGAAGAAATCGGTGTTGGTTTCAACGCAGCGACAAATGAGTGGGTAAATATGTTTGAAGCGGGTATCGTTGACCCAACGAAAGTAACTCGTTCTGCTCTACAAAATGCAGCTAGTGTATCTGCGATGTTCTTAACTACTGAAGCAGTAGTCGCTGACATCCCAGAAGAAAACGCTGGTGGCGGAATGCCTGACATGGGCGGCATGGGTGGAATGGGCGGCATGATGTAATAAGTGCCCCCAACCCTTGATATAAGTGGGTTTCTAAGTAAGATGAGAGTGTAATGCTAACATTTTGCTAACATTAAGGATTTTAACGGAGGCTTCTCATTAGTTCACTGAACTTTTGGGAAGCTTCTTTTTTCATTTCTTGTATTACATGAAGATACGCAATTTTCGTCATTTGTCATCCGTATGACCAGGCCTATTGTCTACTGTTCTATCAGAGTATTATATTCAAAGAGTTGAGTTAGCTGTGTGTTGCTAGTAACAAATGTAACCCTAAAATAAATATTTCCAATCTCTGATTTTAAAATTTCATCCCGGGTTTGTTCCAAAACAAATCCGGGAATAATATTGACTAGACACTGTTTGGTGTCATATAATAAAGGACACTAATAGGTGTCCTATTTATAATGAAGGAGAGAAGAACTTGAACAATACTGACCAAAAGCAGGATGTTTTTGTAGCTATTGCAGATCCAACAAGACGAAAATTAATACGTTTGTTGGCAGGTACTGAAGAGTTACCTTTACATGAATTAACTCCTCATTTTCAAATGGGTCGGACTGCTGTTTCAAAACATTTAGCTATCTTAAAAGAAGCAGATTTAGTAATCAACCGTAAAATTGGTAGAGAAACAAGGTATCGACTAAATGCAGCTCCTTTACAAGAAGTGAAAGATTGGTTGTCCTTTTATGAAAAGTTTTGGAATGAAAGAGCGTTATTACTAAAGA is a genomic window of Bacillus carboniphilus containing:
- the groL gene encoding chaperonin GroEL (60 kDa chaperone family; promotes refolding of misfolded polypeptides especially under stressful conditions; forms two stacked rings of heptamers to form a barrel-shaped 14mer; ends can be capped by GroES; misfolded proteins enter the barrel where they are refolded when GroES binds), which produces MAKEIKFSEEARRSMLRGVDTLANAVKVTLGPKGRNVVLEKKYGSPLITNDGVTIAKEIELEDAFENMGAKLVAEVASKTNDVAGDGTTTATVLAQAMIREGLKNVTAGANPMGVRKGIEKATQVAVEELKAISKPIEGKASIAQVASISAADEEVGQLIAEAMERVGNDGVITIEESKGFTTELDVVEGMQFDRGYASPYMVTDSDKMEAVLENPYILITDKKITSIQEVLPVLEQVVQQGKPLLIVAEDVEGEALATLVVNKLRGTFNAVAVKAPGFGDRRKAMLEDLAILTGGEVITEDLGRDLKSATIDSLGRAAKVVVTKENTTVVEGAGDAAQISSRVNQIRAQYEESTSEFDKEKLQERLAKLAGGVAVIKVGAATETELKERKLRIEDALNSTRAAVEEGIVSGGGTALVNVYNKVASVEAEGDVQTGINIVLRALEEPVRQIAHNAGLEGSVVVERLKKEEIGVGFNAATNEWVNMFEAGIVDPTKVTRSALQNAASVSAMFLTTEAVVADIPEENAGGGMPDMGGMGGMGGMM
- the groES gene encoding co-chaperone GroES; the encoded protein is MLKPLGDRVVIELVESEEKTSSGIVLPDTAKEKPQEGKVVAVGTGRVLDSGERVALEVSEGDRIIFSKYAGTEVKYQGTEYLVLRESDILAVVN
- a CDS encoding metalloregulator ArsR/SmtB family transcription factor; translation: MNNTDQKQDVFVAIADPTRRKLIRLLAGTEELPLHELTPHFQMGRTAVSKHLAILKEADLVINRKIGRETRYRLNAAPLQEVKDWLSFYEKFWNERALLLKNILEE